From one Nocardioides sp. Kera G14 genomic stretch:
- a CDS encoding DivIVA domain-containing protein, producing MMWVFAIVVVLIMGGVAVVAAGRGEGLSPTYDDRRDVLVPTDRRLEARDLRRIRFTVGLVGYRASEVDALIARLADELDARQRPDAAAPSPAPADEATGSTAD from the coding sequence ATGATGTGGGTCTTCGCCATCGTCGTGGTGCTGATCATGGGTGGAGTCGCCGTGGTGGCAGCCGGCCGCGGAGAGGGCTTGTCGCCGACGTACGACGACCGGCGGGACGTCCTCGTTCCGACCGACCGACGCCTCGAGGCACGGGATCTGCGACGCATCCGGTTCACCGTCGGGCTGGTCGGCTACCGGGCCTCGGAGGTCGACGCGCTGATCGCCCGGCTGGCCGACGAGCTGGATGCGCGCCAGAGACCTGACGCCGCTGCGCCGTCGCCGGCGCCTGCGGATGAGGCGACCGGGTCGACCGCCGACTAG